One window of the Salvelinus fontinalis isolate EN_2023a chromosome 2, ASM2944872v1, whole genome shotgun sequence genome contains the following:
- the LOC129819781 gene encoding glycerophosphodiester phosphodiesterase domain-containing protein 5-like isoform X1 yields MGPSPTTLSKLKLGKLRVVRRRLLQRYEHQPYVSCLAGLYGCQWRRYQRTRATPGDCCCSKLECVSFALLIMTFCLTLVFLYFWSEAQNDYNDFDWFNFRNLGFWFPWSVVLLVIAAAFFSYVTLLLLLAVCLLSEGQKLYLYWGHKIGILVTLAFSIVATAVLSDLWSKEWTTLLLSFQVTAPYLHVGGVLLMTLLSWPIALHFFRINKKVGRTLIMGLYLAVLCALYLVPLGMYSPCLKKEGALGPAPALIGHRGAPMLAPENTLMSFEKAVEAGGEGLETDVTISYDGVPFLMHDRTLRRTTNVQKVFPNRTDAPAAMFTWGELETLNAGDWFLYSDPFSTAWSLGAEDRAQAQNQSVCTLRDILELAAQRGKQVIFDLYRPPRGHPYRDTWITRTLEVIQNESSIHSHQVLWLPPDLRSLVQKMNPDLQQTSGSWGPVEELQQNHIVQLNLHYSSMSTEMISEYAAANISTNLYVISQPWLYSLAWCAGAQSVTTNSPQLLNKLTRPLFLMTPDEYNLMWVLTDVVSFILILIIFIFHWWRERGLAFCSGSKPTLEHGTYSKFRTEMSDVWSVSSVNILGEPAGSPLATEPNLATVSEH; encoded by the exons ATGGGCCCCTCTCCGACCACCCTGTCCAAGCTCAAGCTGGGGAAGCTGCGTGTGGTGCGCCGGCGGCTGCTACAGCGCTACGAGCACCAGCCCTATGTCTCGTGCCTGGCCGGCCTCTACGGCTGTCAATGGAGACGCTACCAGAGGACCCGTGCCACACCGGGAGACTGCTGCTGCAGCAAG TTGGAGTGTGTCAGCTTTGCTCTCCTCATCATGACTTTCTGTCTCACACTGGTCTTCCTCTACTTCTGGAGTGAAGCTCAGAATGACTACAATGATTTTGACTG GTTTAACTTTAGGAACCTAGGATTCTGGTTCCCCTGGTCTGTGGTGTTGCTGGTCATCGCTGCCGCCTTCTTCAGCTACGTCACTCTGCTGCTG CTGTTGGCTGTGTGTCTGCTGtcagagggacagaagctgtacCTATACTGGGGCCACAAG ATTGGCATCCTGGTGACTCTAGCCTTCTCCATTGTGGCCACAGCAGTTCTGTCTGACCTATGGAGCAAAGAGTggaccactctcctcctctctttccag GTGACGGCGCCATATTTGCATGTGGGAGGAGTCTTGTTGATGACACTGCTATCCTGGCCAATAGCCTTACATTTCTTCCGCATTAATAAGAAAG taggGCGGACGCTCATCATGGGGCTGTACCTGGCAGTTCTGTGTGCCCTCTACTTGGTGCCCCTGGGCATGTACTCACCCTGCCTCAAAAAAGAGGGTGCTCTGGGCCCTGCTCCAGCCCTAATCGGGCACAGAGGGGCACCCATG CTTGCTCCAGAGAACACACTCATGTCCTTTGAGaaggcagtggaggctggtggggaaGGTCTGGAGACTGACGTCACCATCAG CTACGACGGGGTGCCCTTCCTGATGCACGACCGCACCCTGAGGAGGACTACCAACGTGCAGAAGGTGTTCCCCAACCGGACGGATGCCCCTGCGGCCATGTTCACCTGGGGGGAGCTGGAGACCCTCAACGCCGGGGACTGGTTCCTCTAT AGCGACCCATTCAGCACGGCCTGGTCTCTGGGCGCCGAGGACCGGGCACAGGCACAGAACCAGTCCGTGTGCACCCTCAGGGACATCCTGGAACTGGCAGCCCAGAGGGGCAAACAGGTGATCTTTGACCTCTACCGCCCCCCTCGGGGCCACCCCTACAGGGACACCTGGATCACACGCACCCTCGAGGTCATCCAGAACGAGTCCTCCATCCACTCACACCAG GTGCTGTGGCTGCCCCCAGACCTGCGGAGCCTGGTCCAGAAGATGAATCCTGACCTCCAGCAGACCTCTGGGTCCTGGGGTCCAGTGGAGGAGCTGCAGCAGAACCACATCGTCCAACTCAACCTGCACTACAGCTCCATGTCTACAGAGATGATcag TGAGTATGCGGCGGCTAACATCAGCACCAACCTGTATGTGATCAGCCAGCCGTGGCTCTACTCTCTGGCCTGGTGCGCCGGTGCTCAGTCTGTCACCACCAATTCCCCACAGCTCCTCAACAAACTCACCAGACCCCTGTTCCTCATG aCTCCAGATGAGTACAATCTGATGTGGGTCCTCACCGACGTGGTGTccttcatcctcatcctcatcatcTTCATCTTCCACTG GTGGCGAGAACGAGGCTTGGCTTTCTGTTCGGGCAGCAAACCCACACTAGAACACGGCACCTACAGCAAGTTCAGGACAG AGATGAGTGATGTGTGGTCCGTCTCCAGTGTCAACATCCTGGGAGAGCCTGCTGGAAGCCCTCTAGCCACTGAGCCTAACCTGGCAACCGTCTCAGAGCACTga
- the LOC129819781 gene encoding glycerophosphodiester phosphodiesterase domain-containing protein 5-like isoform X2: protein MGPSPTTLSKLKLGKLRVVRRRLLQRYEHQPYVSCLAGLYGCQWRRYQRTRATPGDCCCSKLECVSFALLIMTFCLTLVFLYFWSEAQNDYNDFDWFNFRNLGFWFPWSVVLLVIAAAFFSYVTLLLLLAVCLLSEGQKLYLYWGHKIGILVTLAFSIVATAVLSDLWSKEWTTLLLSFQVTAPYLHVGGVLLMTLLSWPIALHFFRINKKGRTLIMGLYLAVLCALYLVPLGMYSPCLKKEGALGPAPALIGHRGAPMLAPENTLMSFEKAVEAGGEGLETDVTISYDGVPFLMHDRTLRRTTNVQKVFPNRTDAPAAMFTWGELETLNAGDWFLYSDPFSTAWSLGAEDRAQAQNQSVCTLRDILELAAQRGKQVIFDLYRPPRGHPYRDTWITRTLEVIQNESSIHSHQVLWLPPDLRSLVQKMNPDLQQTSGSWGPVEELQQNHIVQLNLHYSSMSTEMISEYAAANISTNLYVISQPWLYSLAWCAGAQSVTTNSPQLLNKLTRPLFLMTPDEYNLMWVLTDVVSFILILIIFIFHWWRERGLAFCSGSKPTLEHGTYSKFRTEMSDVWSVSSVNILGEPAGSPLATEPNLATVSEH, encoded by the exons ATGGGCCCCTCTCCGACCACCCTGTCCAAGCTCAAGCTGGGGAAGCTGCGTGTGGTGCGCCGGCGGCTGCTACAGCGCTACGAGCACCAGCCCTATGTCTCGTGCCTGGCCGGCCTCTACGGCTGTCAATGGAGACGCTACCAGAGGACCCGTGCCACACCGGGAGACTGCTGCTGCAGCAAG TTGGAGTGTGTCAGCTTTGCTCTCCTCATCATGACTTTCTGTCTCACACTGGTCTTCCTCTACTTCTGGAGTGAAGCTCAGAATGACTACAATGATTTTGACTG GTTTAACTTTAGGAACCTAGGATTCTGGTTCCCCTGGTCTGTGGTGTTGCTGGTCATCGCTGCCGCCTTCTTCAGCTACGTCACTCTGCTGCTG CTGTTGGCTGTGTGTCTGCTGtcagagggacagaagctgtacCTATACTGGGGCCACAAG ATTGGCATCCTGGTGACTCTAGCCTTCTCCATTGTGGCCACAGCAGTTCTGTCTGACCTATGGAGCAAAGAGTggaccactctcctcctctctttccag GTGACGGCGCCATATTTGCATGTGGGAGGAGTCTTGTTGATGACACTGCTATCCTGGCCAATAGCCTTACATTTCTTCCGCATTAATAAGAAAG gGCGGACGCTCATCATGGGGCTGTACCTGGCAGTTCTGTGTGCCCTCTACTTGGTGCCCCTGGGCATGTACTCACCCTGCCTCAAAAAAGAGGGTGCTCTGGGCCCTGCTCCAGCCCTAATCGGGCACAGAGGGGCACCCATG CTTGCTCCAGAGAACACACTCATGTCCTTTGAGaaggcagtggaggctggtggggaaGGTCTGGAGACTGACGTCACCATCAG CTACGACGGGGTGCCCTTCCTGATGCACGACCGCACCCTGAGGAGGACTACCAACGTGCAGAAGGTGTTCCCCAACCGGACGGATGCCCCTGCGGCCATGTTCACCTGGGGGGAGCTGGAGACCCTCAACGCCGGGGACTGGTTCCTCTAT AGCGACCCATTCAGCACGGCCTGGTCTCTGGGCGCCGAGGACCGGGCACAGGCACAGAACCAGTCCGTGTGCACCCTCAGGGACATCCTGGAACTGGCAGCCCAGAGGGGCAAACAGGTGATCTTTGACCTCTACCGCCCCCCTCGGGGCCACCCCTACAGGGACACCTGGATCACACGCACCCTCGAGGTCATCCAGAACGAGTCCTCCATCCACTCACACCAG GTGCTGTGGCTGCCCCCAGACCTGCGGAGCCTGGTCCAGAAGATGAATCCTGACCTCCAGCAGACCTCTGGGTCCTGGGGTCCAGTGGAGGAGCTGCAGCAGAACCACATCGTCCAACTCAACCTGCACTACAGCTCCATGTCTACAGAGATGATcag TGAGTATGCGGCGGCTAACATCAGCACCAACCTGTATGTGATCAGCCAGCCGTGGCTCTACTCTCTGGCCTGGTGCGCCGGTGCTCAGTCTGTCACCACCAATTCCCCACAGCTCCTCAACAAACTCACCAGACCCCTGTTCCTCATG aCTCCAGATGAGTACAATCTGATGTGGGTCCTCACCGACGTGGTGTccttcatcctcatcctcatcatcTTCATCTTCCACTG GTGGCGAGAACGAGGCTTGGCTTTCTGTTCGGGCAGCAAACCCACACTAGAACACGGCACCTACAGCAAGTTCAGGACAG AGATGAGTGATGTGTGGTCCGTCTCCAGTGTCAACATCCTGGGAGAGCCTGCTGGAAGCCCTCTAGCCACTGAGCCTAACCTGGCAACCGTCTCAGAGCACTga